CTAAGGCAAATAAGGGCACTATGATACTGTCGTCAACCGTGTTGTCCCTTCCGCCCTGTTTTTCTTTCAAAACTCCAACCACCTTGAAAACCTGACCATTTACGTTTATCTCTTGCCCCACTGGATTTTGGCTATTAAATAGCTTTTTCTGTATCCTCGAACCTATCACTGACACTTTTTGCCTAAAATCACTGTCTACAGGACTTATAAACCTTCCTTTTGAAAGTGCAAGGTTTTGTATCATCATGTACTCGGCTGTTGCACCAATAATCTGGCACTCCTCTTTTTTACCTCTGAAAATTGCCTGAGCAGGATATTGGACAAATGGGCTCACACCCAGGATAACATCGTTATTTTTCCTTGCAAACTCTAAAAATTGATCAACCGAAATATCTTCGCTCTTTGAAACTGGATTTATAAAAACATACACAAGGTTTGTACCAAGCTTTTCTATCTCTTTTGTAATACCAGCTGTGGTGCCCTCAGCAAGCCCCACAGCTGCAACCACTGCTCCGACACCTATGACAACACCAAGAAGTGTTAGAAATGACCTTAGCCTGTTGAGAAAAATACTCTGGATTGCCATCTTGCAAGAAAGCAAAAACTTCTCCATCGCACAACATCTTCCCCTTTTAGTAGAAAAGACTTTGACCCTGTTTTTCAGTATCAAACTTTGGAAGCACCACTTCTTCGCCCTCGATGAGCCCTTCCAAGATTTCAACATATTTATCTGTTGTCATGCCAAGTTTGACTGCCCTTTTTTCTGCATCTTTATAGTAAGAGCTGTCAAGTCCGTATTCGTCTGTTTTCTGGCTGGTTTTTTGTTCTTTGTTTTTCTCAGAAGTTTTAGCCTTTTGTTGTGGGTAAACATACACATAATATTTTCCATCATCTTTGTGAACTGCTTCAACTGGTACAACCAGCGCATTTTCCTTGGACTTT
The sequence above is drawn from the Caldicellulosiruptor bescii DSM 6725 genome and encodes:
- a CDS encoding ABC transporter permease, whose product is MEKFLLSCKMAIQSIFLNRLRSFLTLLGVVIGVGAVVAAVGLAEGTTAGITKEIEKLGTNLVYVFINPVSKSEDISVDQFLEFARKNNDVILGVSPFVQYPAQAIFRGKKEECQIIGATAEYMMIQNLALSKGRFISPVDSDFRQKVSVIGSRIQKKLFNSQNPVGQEINVNGQVFKVVGVLKEKQGGRDNTVDDSIIVPLFALDSLSTDDYALVKNFLVRTVSADKNNEVKKRIKAYLSSIVKKEENYTVYDMSELMSTLNQITYLLMIILGGIATISLVVGGIGIMNIMLVSVTERTREIGIRKAIGAKRKDIRVQFLIESMVITGVGGIIGILLGFFVIAVGISRIPGVEPVYSLKWAFLAFGISVLVGVIFGMLPAEKAARLNPIEALRYE